A section of the Eublepharis macularius isolate TG4126 chromosome 1, MPM_Emac_v1.0, whole genome shotgun sequence genome encodes:
- the NHLH1 gene encoding helix-loop-helix protein 1 has protein sequence MMLNSDQTEIDLQPTHSETESVFSDCGGGGGRGVGTEEAGTLGLCSQSRVVESGDTMKKDLQHLSREERRRRRRATAKYRTAHATRERIRVEAFNMAFAELRKLLPTLPPDKKLSKIEILRLAICYISYLNHVLDV, from the coding sequence ATGATGCTAAATTCAGACCAGACAGAGATTGACCTCCAGCCGACACACTCGGAGACAGAGTCGGTCTTTAGTGACTGTGGGGGCGGAGGGGGCCGTGGGGTCGGGACAGAAGAGGCCGGCACTCTTGGCCTTTGCAGCCAGTCCAGAGTGGTAGAGTCTGGCGATACCATGAAAAAAGACCTTCAACACCTGAGTCGGGAGGAACGCCGGAGGCGCCGGCGTGCCACAGCCAAGTACCGGACGGCCCATGCCACACGGGAGCGGATCCGGGTAGAGGCCTTCAACATGGCTTTTGCTGAACTTCGCAAACTCCTACCAACACTTCCTCCAGATAAGAAGCTCTCCAAGATCGAGATCCTACGGCTGGCAATCTGCTACATCTCGTACCTAAATCATGTGCTTGATGTCTGA